The Amaranthus tricolor cultivar Red isolate AtriRed21 chromosome 6, ASM2621246v1, whole genome shotgun sequence genome has a segment encoding these proteins:
- the LOC130815521 gene encoding uncharacterized protein LOC130815521 produces MATSEATAISLPVTARPSLHATGDEGNIRYLARSTTRRINRSSKPRHVRSQVFGVADELNRYNIHVACVQEIGWKGFHSTRVKGYKLWYASLDDRHSGVGILVSNMILKQVVKVKRCNKRIMLVRIVLEDEKVFLGGDFNGNIGKKVDSYESVYDSFGLGARNKSGEHLLQFSLARDLVIANSIFRKKEEHLITFKSGGHATQIDYAVVCKGDKALCRDCTVVLGTKMPTQHRLLMLVFKMRKEIVEKTIEGRRVIM; encoded by the exons ATGGCTACTTCTGAGGCAACAGCGATATCTCTCCCTGTAACAGCTCGCCCTTCCCTCCACGCCACCGGCGACGAGGGTAACATCCGATACCTCGCCCGCAGCACCACCAGACGCATCAATCGATCGTCAAAACCTAG GCACGTTAGAAGCCAAGTCTTTGGAGTAGCTGATGAGCTTAATAGATACAATATCCATGTGGCGTGTGTTCAGGAGATTGGGTGGAAGGGTTTTCATTCGACTAGAGTAAAAGGGTATAAGCTGTGGTACGCAAGTTTGGATGACAGACATAGTGGGGTTGGGATCCTCGTATCCAACATGATCCTAAAACAAGTGGTTAAGGTGAAGAGGTGCAATAAAAGGATTATGCTAGTTAGAATAGTACTGG AAGACGAGAAAGTCTTCTTAGGAGGAGACTTCAATGGGAATATAGGCAAGAAAGTGGATAGCTATGAGTCAGTCTATGATAGCTTTGGTTTAGGGGCTAGAAACAAGAGTGGAGAACATCTACTTCAATTTTCCCTAGCCCGAGATTTGGTGATTGCAAACTCTATCTTTAGGAAGAAAGAGGAACACTTGATTACATTCAAAAGTGGAGGGCACGCGACGCAAATTGATTATGCCGTAGTATGTAAAGGAGATAAGGCCTTGTGTCGGGATTGTACGGTGGTTCTAGGCACGAAGATGCCAACTCAACATCGGTTACTAATGCTAGTTTTTAAAATGAGGAAGGAAATTGTCGAGAAAACGATTGAGGGCAGACGTGTGATTATGTGA